In one window of Anser cygnoides isolate HZ-2024a breed goose chromosome 3, Taihu_goose_T2T_genome, whole genome shotgun sequence DNA:
- the EZR gene encoding ezrin has protein sequence MPKPINVRVVTVDAELEFAIQPNTTGKQLFDQVVKTIGLREVWYFGLQYVDNKGFQTWLKLDKKVSAQEIRKENPLQFKFRAKFFPEDVSEELIQDITQKLFFLQVKEGILSDEIYCPPETAVLLGSYAVQAKFGDYNKEVHKPGYLNSERLIPQRVMDQHKLSRDQWEERIQVWHAEHSGMLKENAMLEYLKIAQDLEMYGINYFEIKNKKGTDLWLGVDALGLNIYEKDDKLTPKIGFPWSEIRNISFNDKKFVIKPIDKKAPDFVFYAPRLRINKRILQLCMGNHELYMRRRKPDTIEVQQMKAQAREEKHQKQLERQQLENEKKRRETIEREKEQMLREKEELLVRLQEYEVKTQKAEKELSAQIQRAIQLEEERRRAQEEAERLEADRLAVLQAKEELERQTIDQIKSQEQLATELAEYTAKIALLEEARKRKESEVEEWQIRAREAQEDLVKTKEELHLVMTAPPPPPPVYETVNYHVHDNLHDEGSEYSAYSAELSSEGIRNDRNEEKRITEAEKNERVQRQLRALTDELAQARDEDKRTQNDIIHSENVRQGRDKYKTLRQIRQGNTKQRIDEFEAM, from the exons ATGCCCAAGCCG aTCAATGTTCGAGTTGTTACTGTGGATGCAGAGCTGGAGTTTGCCATCCAGCCGAACACTACAGGCAAACAGCTGTTTGACCAG GTGGTTAAAACAATAGGTTTGCGAGAAGTGTGGTACTTTGGTCTTCAGTATGTGGATAACAAGGGATTCCAGACTTGGCTGAAGCTAGATAAAAAG GTGTCTGCTCAAGAAATCAGAAAGGAGAATCCCCTCCAGTTCAAGTTCCGTGCCAAGTTTTTCCCAGAAGATGTGTCTGAAGAGCTGATACAGGACATCACGCAGAAGCTCTTCTTTCTGCAGGTGAAGGAAGGGATCCTCAGTGATGAGATCTACTGTCCTCCTGAAACAGCAGTTCTTCTTGGCTCTTACGCTGTGCAGGCCAAGTTTGGAGATTACAACAAAGAAGTGCACAAGCCTGGATACCTCAATTCAGAGCGTCTGATCCCCCAAAG GGTGATGGATCAGCATAAACTCTCCAGAGACCAGTGGGAAGAACGGATCCAGGTTTGGCATGCTGAACACAGCGGTATGCTGAA AGAGAATGCCATGCTGGAATACTTGAAGATTGCTCAAGACCTGGAGATGTATGGAATCAACTACTTTGAAATCAAGAATAAGAAAGGAACTGACCTCTGGCTGGGAGTTGATGCCTTGGGGCTCAACATCTATGAAAAGGATGACAA aCTGACTCCAAAGATTGGTTTCCCCTGGAGTGAAATCAGAAACATCTCCTTCAATGACAAGAAGTTTGTTATAAAACCTATTGACAAGAAGGCACCT GACTTTGTGTTTTACGCCCCTCGTCTGAGAATTAACAAGAGgatcctgcagctctgcatggGCAACCATGAACTGTATATGCGGCGCAGGAAGCCTGACACCATCGAGGTGCAACAGATGAAAGCCCAGGCCCGGGAGGAGAAGCACCAGAAACAGCTGGAAAG GCAACaactagaaaatgaaaagaagaggagggagacgattgagagagagaaagagcaaatgttgagggagaaggaagagctgctggtGAGGCTACAAGAGTATGAAGTGAAGActcagaaggcagagaaag AGCTCTCAGCTCAGATCCAAAGAGCTAttcagctggaggaggaaaggagacgAGCCCAGGAGGAAGCAGAACGTTTGGAGGCTGATCGTTTGGCTGTTCTGCAAGccaaggaggagctggagagacAGACTATTGACCAGATAAAGAGCCAGGAACAGCTG GCTACAGAGCTCGCAGAGTATACAGCCAAGATCGCACTTCTTGAAGAGGCAAGGAAGCGTAAAGAGAGCGAGGTTGAAGAATGGCAAATCAGA gcaAGGGAAGCCCAGGAGGATCTGGTAAAGACAAAGGAGGAACTGCACTTGGTAATGACTGCTCCACCTCCACCCCCACCTGTCTATGAGACCGTGAACTACCACGTCCATGATAACTTGCACGATGAAGGGTCCGAGTACTCTGCCTACAGCGCAGAGTTGTCCAGTGAGGGGATCAGGAATGACCGCAATGAGGAGAAGCGCATTACTGAGGCTGAGAAGAACGAGCGTGTACAGAGGCAATTGAGG GCACTGACAGATGAGCTGGCACAGGCTAGAGATGAAGATAAGAGGACCCAAAATGATATTATCCACTCAGAGAACGTGCGACAGGGACGTGACAAGTACAAGACACTGCGACAAATCCGACAAGGCAACACCAAGCAGAGAATTGATGAGTTTGAGGCAATGTAA